In the Solanum pennellii chromosome 5, SPENNV200 genome, one interval contains:
- the LOC107020151 gene encoding probable WRKY transcription factor 14 — MGDYDRDRDFPIARQERSYDQVIITNQNNNEQLYLHTIQSVQFIQQTVVPQSRTMVACVPPITTPQKCIDLQQQPDMLANIHPNLTFSMKTPLTQSRTRKKQSIRLTYESLQEELTNDIWTWRKYGQKHIKGSPFPRNYYKCSTSKHCEAKKQIEKSPKDENIFVVSCSGGHNHDPPMNRRYLASCNNDSKFKISKGINSLPKASILNASSSSSMRVKHSRVVTSPIIATKPPLEIGSKSKIVVAVVQNKGDDKVKVNMTEDIFMGIDQLQRSTTST; from the exons ATGGGGGATTATGATCGGGATAGAG ATTTTCCAATCGCTCGTCAGGAAAGATCATATGATCAGGTTATTATCACGAACCAAAACAACAACGAGCAATTGTACTTACATACAATTCAATCAGTTCAATTTATCCAACAAACTGTTGTTCCTCAATCACGAACAATGGTGGCATGTGTGCCACCAATTACAACACCACAAAAATGTATTGATCTACAACAACAACCTGATATGCTGGCAAACATTCATCCTAATTTAACTTTTTCCATGAAGACTCCTTTGACCCAATCTAGAACAAG GAAAAAACAGTCGATAAGGCTTACCTATGAATCATTGCAAGAGGAACTCACTAATGACATATGGACATGGCGCAAATATGGTCAGAAGCATATCAAAGGTTCTCCATTTCCGAG GAATTACTATAAGTGTAGCACATCAAAACACTGCGAAGCAAAGAAACAAATTGAGAAAAGCCCAAAGGATGAGAACATTTTCGTGGTATCTTGTTCCGGTGGACACAATCATGATCCACCAATGAACCGTAGATATCTTGCTAGCTGCAACAATGATTCCAAATTCAAGATTTCAAAAGGCATCAATAGTTTGCCCAAAGCATCAATCTTGAATGCATCATCATCCTCGTCCATGCGCGTTAAGCATTCAAGAGTTGTTACTTCTCCAATTATCGCAACTAAGCCTCCACTTGAAATCGGGAGCAAAAGCAAAATTGTTGTTGCGGTCGTGCAGAACAAAGGTGATGATAAAGTAAAGGTGAACATGACTGAAGATATTTTCATGGGTATTGATCAACTCCAAAGATCTACTACTTCCACCTAA